From the Microbacterium profundi genome, the window GAGTGCGCGGAACGCGTCGCGTTCACGCAGCGAATCGCGACGGCTGGCCGATGCCTCGACGGCGGCGCCGGGCGGGCGCTGTCCTGTGGTGCGGTGATACAGCTCGTCGATCAGTCGCGTCGCGAGTGAGACGAGCTGGCCGATCTCCTTCTCGTCGCGGTCGATCCACACGCAGCGCGGCTCATCATGGATCGGGCGGAAACTGTCGTGCTCCTCCCACACGAACAGGGTGCGCTCCGCGCCCAGCACGTGCTGCTGCCACCAGACCTGGCGCAGATAGGTGCGGGGGATCGTGCGCCAGTTCTTGTTCGTGGTCTTGATCTCGGCGAGCAGGATGCGACCTCCGCTGTCCTGGACGATGCCGTCAGGGGTGGCGAGATGGCGATGCTCGGTCTCGGCCCGGAACAGCGCCGACGACGGATGGATGCCGTGCGTGCCGGCGACCCAGGAGGCGATCTCCGGCTCGCGGCGGCGGCCATGATCGGTGTACGCGTTGCCGCCGAAGTGCGCCCCGCC encodes:
- a CDS encoding YqaJ viral recombinase family protein yields the protein MTPELQARIVADSRDRVAWLRARTRGITATDVAGLSGDKSIARAADTKLGGGAHFGGNAYTDHGRRREPEIASWVAGTHGIHPSSALFRAETEHRHLATPDGIVQDSGGRILLAEIKTTNKNWRTIPRTYLRQVWWQQHVLGAERTLFVWEEHDSFRPIHDEPRCVWIDRDEKEIGQLVSLATRLIDELYHRTTGQRPPGAAVEASASRRDSLRERDAFRALALAD